A stretch of DNA from Saccharomycodes ludwigii strain NBRC 1722 chromosome I, whole genome shotgun sequence:
GACTTAGAATATCCAAATCAAAGTCTATATCATTTTCCAACCCAACCAAATCATCCGTTTCTTCATAACTGTTATTTGTGTTGGTGGGTAAATCCACGCTATTATAAGAATACTCCGTTAATTTCCCAAAATTATCACTGCCAGCACCCAATTCTAAGCCTAGATCGTATTGTCTAATTTGTATATTAGAGTTTTTATCATTCTCTTTTACATTCATCGGATGTGCTGGATCGTTTTTATTAAGTAATTGTTGGATAAACTTGTTTGAGGTGTTGCCCACTTCTTGGATAtcgaaaaataaatcatcttgtaaaaaatggttactattaccatttttatttttggttaaaATTAGTGATTGAGCTTTCTgatattcaaaaatatttttatattcaaaTTCACCGTCAAAAAGTGCCATATTTATAGTACTTGATGAATTATTCGAATTCATCTGTTTATTGATTCTTGTGGTTGGTTCCATCATAATAGCTTTTTTCAACTGAGCTCTCAAATTAAGTAAATCGTTTAATAggaaaacattttttttattatagcAAATGGTTAGGCCAAACATTAAATTGGATATGTACTTTAATGAACTATCATCTAATTCTTGCTTTAAAATAGACTCGCATGTTTCAGGTATAGAGATCTGTAaaatatcctttttttgaaCATTACGAGGCAAGGAATTGATTAAATTTAgagtattgttattggcAGAAGAAGTACCACTAGTCTTATTACTGTTGATGTTAACTCCGCCTAATGTTGATAATAACCATAAAGTGGTTAATGGTCTGTTTgtcatttgttttttttttttttttttttatgtattgtttttggccaaaaataatttgtagaattgaagaaaaactaatataaaaagattataaaaaaaaccctATCCTCtcaaagaagaaaaaagagtatatatatgtatataaacatatttAACGTTTGTAGTGACTTTATATAGTTCAGTcaatctcttttttctacatatcattttttttttttttttttttttttggctctagtattattttcttttgttagatatatttttatttcagtTAATTGCTCTATCAGGAAATTTAGCCGCTGACACgcgtaaaaaaaaaaaaactactaGATTATGGGTATAAGGCACTTGTCCATTACAGAAAAAAAGCGCAGTAGTTCAATTTATCATTTCAGCCGATTATTACCatatacaaatatatatatatatatatatattttttttttttttttaccattttaaatttatgttaattttaattcgTGTTTCTAGCCATTTTATAGTTTTGTTCACCAATTTTTGATCTCCGTAAATATTAACTTCCAAGAAAACTACTTACCCGGCGTTAATGAAGATATCCACGTAGATGACCAATGCAATGGTTACCCGGAGTATTGATTTTGGTATTcgtgataaaaatattaatatgtCTACATTTTAAATCCTAAGAGCAACATAAAGTTTGAAACATTTACTTTAAATATACACAACAaattgaattattattattttaactttttttttttttttttttttttttcttccccctcctttttaaaaataactaaaagataaataaggctataaatcaattttaaattttggtTCGGAAAAACATACTATAGGAAAGAGagagaacaaaaaaatgtctAATAACGCAGCAGACAATTCTAACAATGTTACTGCTAATACGAATGCCGCTGCTACAAATCAACAAATTTTATACATGAATCCACAGACTGAGGATTTAACACAATTATATGAATTAATGAATAACTTAAAATCTGTGTTGAGTgacaatgaaaaaagaagaaataatgTTTTGAAAGGAATAGATCTTTTATCATATACTTTGATGAGAGAACAGGATAAAGAAGGAACAAGTAATGTtaacaataaaacttttcaacgcgatataaataattttgatctatttataaaaaattgtggAAAAAAACCAACTATTGTAAAGTCCACCACGGATACTCTCAATAGTGATTCTTTATTCACCCTTACTCAACAGAATAAACAGTTGAAAGAAATATTAGAAATAACCGAATCAGAAAATAACCAATATGTCCACGTATTATCTATGTATAACAATGGCCTATCggatataattaaattgttAAGAACTAAGATATATAGACAAAACATTGAGCTTTATTCAAAATTGAGCCAGACTTTTAAAACACAATTATTTGATAAACAGGATATAATAACCATGGAATACCTAAATGGTATTGATGATTACACGATCCTATTAGAAATATCAGATCTTTATAGAGCATTGTTGGTGCATTTGGATGATtacaagaagaaaaaggtaACTTTGTAAGCGTGGtacatatatatgaaaAGGGGCAGCTTgcattattttaataatatctttttttttttttcttttttttatctagtACTTAGTTGGAACAGAATGGGATGGAAAAGACATAGAGTGCATTAGTTTACGGGAGAGAATTTAATAAGAGTCATaaataccattattatgAGAATTGGTAATAGTACTGTGAGTGATAATAGAAAATCAGtagatataataatatttatttacttctctttttttttcttttactaCTTGTATGCGtaataacatatatatatatatatattcaaagaaaaaggtgtaaaaaaaaaaaaaacaatatgctcgtatatttatattgttaaaagttttaatttaagCCTTACTATGTTTTCAATTCTATTCAACGTGTGCAAGGTGTCAAAAGAAGTgggttgttttttttttttttttattgataaattgAATTCGAGcacataaatatataaaaataatattcacACCCACTCATTCATCCTACAAGctcatataataataataataatcataataataataataataataataaacgaACGGAgcaataagaaaaaaaaataggaaAAGACATAACATCACTTTTTACGACACATGTTGCTattattcaataaaaaacgTGCCCTTTATGCTCTTAAACATGTAATTCTTAGCAATAACTTTTATGGAGTTCCTTCTTTGTTATAACAAGATCAAACATGGTATAACTAAaggtcaaaaaaaaaaaaacagctAGTGATGGTGTCTTGCTTTTATTAATCAAGCCTATTACTAATTTTCGTTCTTGAAACTACgcatggttttttttttatcagttACAATTGTAGTGTAACAACACATTTGTTAATAGCACCCGGTTTAAGCCAATCAAATGTTAGAATATTGCTAATATGGTTACTAATCATTTGCTTTGCATTGTTTTGTGATTTTCAATTCAGTTACTCATGGTTTAGACCGTTGTAGTTGGAATAAATTATTCACTTAATttattcaataatatttgttatattaGCGATAATTTTCGCATAAAAAACAGACTGGGTAAAATTAgcttt
This window harbors:
- the FAR7 gene encoding Far7p (similar to Saccharomyces cerevisiae YFR008W | FAR7 | Factor ARrest) translates to MSNNAADNSNNVTANTNAAATNQQILYMNPQTEDLTQLYELMNNLKSVLSDNEKRRNNVLKGIDLLSYTLMREQDKEGTSNVNNKTFQRDINNFDLFIKNCGKKPTIVKSTTDTLNSDSLFTLTQQNKQLKEILEITESENNQYVHVLSMYNNGLSDIIKLLRTKIYRQNIELYSKLSQTFKTQLFDKQDIITMEYLNGIDDYTILLEISDLYRALLVHLDDYKKKKVTL